The proteins below are encoded in one region of Plutella xylostella chromosome Z, ilPluXylo3.1, whole genome shotgun sequence:
- the LOC105388270 gene encoding USP6 N-terminal-like protein isoform X5 has translation MNEEALLARATEERERIFQRYERGRDNLVGQIDPWEDPEFEDYHKTDRYGFIHDERLPQKTAPQKVNIEVEREKKWVKMLGTWDSPATQEKLHRRIYKGIPNSLRIKIWGKLLDVARLRAAHSGKYREMLTLARRWSTDVRQIDSDVNRQFREHQFYRARYSEKQCSLFHVLCAYAMYNAEVGYCQGMAGLAAVLLLYMDEEDAFWALAALLSNSKYAMHGLYIEGFPKLTRFLEHHDRILTKFMPKLKQHFDKFGLDAILYSLKWFFVCFVERVPFSLCLRVWDIYLLDGERVITAMAYTILKLHKKQIMKLNDMDLIVNYIQVKLHKDFGYPDDVVISALERSMEELKRARLDTPGPPPSKELPQRTLGVFVEPDNKSKIGQRAETFSETEKQARANVILRREKAALELQELRVSQSDTVSAEGVSHSVPLRNTSGSVNFLASSVSSPNPRNYLIKPLKSRRKKILVN, from the exons ATGAATGAGGAAGCACTGTTGGCAAGGGCTACCGAGGAGAGGGAGCGCATCTTCCAGAGATATGAGCGCGGCCGCGACAACCTGGTGGGGCAGATAGACCCCTGGGAGGACCCTGAGTTCGAGGATTACCACAAAACTGACAG ATACGGGTTCATCCACGATGAGCGGCTGCCCCAGAAGACGGCGCCGCAGAAGGTCAACATCGAAGTGGAAAGAGAAAAGAAATGGGTGAAGATGCTGGGCACGTGGGACTCTCCAGCCACGCAGGAGAAGCTGCACCGCCGCATCTACAAGGGCATCCCCAACTCGCTGCGCATCAAGATTTGGGGCAAGCTGCTGGACGTGGCGCGGCTGCGGGCGGCCCACTCGGGCAAGTACCGAGAGATGCTGACCCTGGCCCGGCGCTGGAGCACCGACGTGAGGCAAATAGACTCCGACGTCAACCGACAGTTCCGAGAACACCAGTTCTACCGCGCGCGCTACTCGGAGAAGCAGTGCTCGCTGTTCCACGTTCTCTGCGCGTATGCCATGTACAACGCGGAGGTGGGGTATTGCCAGGGCATGGCGGGACTGGCGGCGGTGTTGCTGCTCTACATGGATGAAGAGGACGCCTTCTGGGCGCTGGCCGCGTTGCTAAGCAACAGCAAATACGCCATGCACGGGCTGTATATCGAGGGGTTCCCGAAACTCACGCGTTTTCTAGAGCATCATGACCGAATACTCACCAAGTTCATGCCAAAGCTCAAACAGCACTTCGATAAGTTTGGTTTAGACGCCATCTTGTATTCTCTCAAGTGGTTCTTTGTCTGCTTCGTGGAGCGCGTGCCCTTCAGCCTGTGTCTGCGGGTGTGGGACATCTATCTGCTGGACGGGGAGCGCGTCATCACCGCCATGGCCTACACAATACTCAAACTGCACAAGAAGCAAATTATGAAGCTGAATGATATGGATTTAATTGTTAATTATATTCAG GTGAAGTTGCACAAAGACTTCGGCTACCCGGATGACGTCGTCATATCGGCGCTGGAGCGAAGTATGGAGGAGCTGAAGCGGGCCCGGTTGGACACGCCCGGGCCACCACCGTCCAAGGAACTGCCTCAGAGGACCCTCGGAGTGTTTGTTGAACCGGACAACAAGAGCAAGATTGGCCAGAGAGCGGAGACGTTCAGCGAGACTGAGAAACAGGCGCGGGCTAATGTTATCTTGAG GAGAGAGAAGGCTGCCCTGGAGCTGCAGGAGCTGCGAGTGTCCCAGAGCGACACCGTGTCAG
- the LOC105388271 gene encoding solute carrier family 35 member C2 yields the protein MPDVKYQQLSAKLDNENDVITNKSRRKWSDICFQKALLSLGLILLYFSLSIGLTFYQRWLLQGFKFPLTVVMYHLVIKWLLSVCVRTILYCITGIPQLCLPFMTCLRSVCPTGVASGIDVGFSNWGLELVTISLYTMTKSTTIIFILGFAILLGLEKKSWSLVGIILMIAMGLIMFTYKATQFNLLGFNFLLLASFVAGLRWTFAQLLMQKSKLGLHNPIDMVYHVQPWMFLSLLPFTMYFEGLGCIRELMSMPPPLLLPTLVKVSVGASLAFAMEISEFLVVTYTSSLTLSIAGIFKEMCILVLAVEVGGDQLSPVNVAGLSLCLLGIAGHIVHKIIVIRRVAGSVTALDDDNFDPPVTLRTKKPDNHQPLLADQQWSNEANSEDSDVDSNIVLYEVMQRRDAKR from the exons ATGCCAGACGtaaagtaccaacagctgtcCGCTAAACTAGACAATGAGAACGACGTAATTACCAATAAAAGTCGTAGAAAATGGTCCGATATATGCTTTCAAAAAGCTCTGCTATCTCTGGGCCTGATACTGCTGTACTTCTCCCTGTCCATTGGTCTCACATTCTACCAGAGATGGCTTCTACAG GGGTTCAAATTTCCACTTACAGTGGTTATGTACCATTTAGTTATAAAGTGGCTGTTGTCTGTTTGTGTACGGACCATTCTGTACTGCATCACGGGCATCCCTCAGCTGTGCCTACCGTTCATGACGTGCCTACGGTCCGTGTGCCCGACCGGAGTGGCCAGTGGCATCGACGTTGGCTTCTCCAACTGGGGACTGGAGCTGGTGACAATATCCCTGTACACTATGACTAAATCTACaactataatttttatactGGGTTTTGCAATATTGCTGGGGCTGGAGAAAAAG TCATGGTCATTGGTGGGCATAATCCTAATGATTGCAATGGGCCTAATCATGTTCACCTACAAGGCGACTCAGTTCAACCTACTCGGCTTCAATTTCCTGCTTCTGGCATCGTTTGTGGCCGGTCTCCGGTGGACATTCGCTCAGCTGCTTATGCAGAAGAGCAAGCTTGGTCTGCACAACCCTATTGACATGGTTTACCATGTGCAGCCCTGGATGTTTTTGTCGCTGCTGCCGTTTACCATGTACTTTGAAG GGTTAGGCTGCATCCGAGAGCTGATGTCgatgccgccgccgctgctgctCCCGACGCTGGTGAAGGTCTCGGTGGGCGCCAGCCTCGCCTTCGCCATGGAGATCAGCGAGTTCCTAGTCGTCACCTACACCTCCAGTCTTACACTCTCCATAGCTGGTATATTTAAG GAGATGTGCATTCTAGTCCTGGCGGTTGAGGTGGGAGGCGACCAGCTGAGCCCAGTGAACGTCGCAGGGTTGTCGCTGTGCTTGCTTGGCATCGCCGGACACATAGTCCACAAGATCATCGTCATCCGCCGCGTCGCCGGCTCAGTGACAGCCCTAGACGACGACAACTTTGACCCACCCGTCACGTTAAGAACGAAGAAGCCCGACAACCACCAACCCCTGTTAGCAGACCAGCAGTGGAGCAATGAGGCAAATAGTGAAGACAGCGATGTTGATTCTAATATAGTGCTTTATGAAGTGATGCAGAGGCGAGATGCTAAAAGATAG
- the LOC105388270 gene encoding USP6 N-terminal-like protein isoform X6, with protein MNEEALLARATEERERIFQRYERGRDNLVGQIDPWEDPEFEDYHKTDRYGFIHDERLPQKTAPQKVNIEVEREKKWVKMLGTWDSPATQEKLHRRIYKGIPNSLRIKIWGKLLDVARLRAAHSGKYREMLTLARRWSTDVRQIDSDVNRQFREHQFYRARYSEKQCSLFHVLCAYAMYNAEVGYCQGMAGLAAVLLLYMDEEDAFWALAALLSNSKYAMHGLYIEGFPKLTRFLEHHDRILTKFMPKLKQHFDKFGLDAILYSLKWFFVCFVERVPFSLCLRVWDIYLLDGERVITAMAYTILKLHKKQIMKLNDMDLIVNYIQVKLHKDFGYPDDVVISALERSMEELKRARLDTPGPPPSKELPQRTLGVFVEPDNKSKIGQRAETFSETEKQARANVILRREKAALELQELRVSQSDTVSVLPPVVV; from the exons ATGAATGAGGAAGCACTGTTGGCAAGGGCTACCGAGGAGAGGGAGCGCATCTTCCAGAGATATGAGCGCGGCCGCGACAACCTGGTGGGGCAGATAGACCCCTGGGAGGACCCTGAGTTCGAGGATTACCACAAAACTGACAG ATACGGGTTCATCCACGATGAGCGGCTGCCCCAGAAGACGGCGCCGCAGAAGGTCAACATCGAAGTGGAAAGAGAAAAGAAATGGGTGAAGATGCTGGGCACGTGGGACTCTCCAGCCACGCAGGAGAAGCTGCACCGCCGCATCTACAAGGGCATCCCCAACTCGCTGCGCATCAAGATTTGGGGCAAGCTGCTGGACGTGGCGCGGCTGCGGGCGGCCCACTCGGGCAAGTACCGAGAGATGCTGACCCTGGCCCGGCGCTGGAGCACCGACGTGAGGCAAATAGACTCCGACGTCAACCGACAGTTCCGAGAACACCAGTTCTACCGCGCGCGCTACTCGGAGAAGCAGTGCTCGCTGTTCCACGTTCTCTGCGCGTATGCCATGTACAACGCGGAGGTGGGGTATTGCCAGGGCATGGCGGGACTGGCGGCGGTGTTGCTGCTCTACATGGATGAAGAGGACGCCTTCTGGGCGCTGGCCGCGTTGCTAAGCAACAGCAAATACGCCATGCACGGGCTGTATATCGAGGGGTTCCCGAAACTCACGCGTTTTCTAGAGCATCATGACCGAATACTCACCAAGTTCATGCCAAAGCTCAAACAGCACTTCGATAAGTTTGGTTTAGACGCCATCTTGTATTCTCTCAAGTGGTTCTTTGTCTGCTTCGTGGAGCGCGTGCCCTTCAGCCTGTGTCTGCGGGTGTGGGACATCTATCTGCTGGACGGGGAGCGCGTCATCACCGCCATGGCCTACACAATACTCAAACTGCACAAGAAGCAAATTATGAAGCTGAATGATATGGATTTAATTGTTAATTATATTCAG GTGAAGTTGCACAAAGACTTCGGCTACCCGGATGACGTCGTCATATCGGCGCTGGAGCGAAGTATGGAGGAGCTGAAGCGGGCCCGGTTGGACACGCCCGGGCCACCACCGTCCAAGGAACTGCCTCAGAGGACCCTCGGAGTGTTTGTTGAACCGGACAACAAGAGCAAGATTGGCCAGAGAGCGGAGACGTTCAGCGAGACTGAGAAACAGGCGCGGGCTAATGTTATCTTGAG GAGAGAGAAGGCTGCCCTGGAGCTGCAGGAGCTGCGAGTGTCCCAGAGCGACACCGTGTCAG